GATCTCCAGTTCATTTCAATTGACTGCTTGTGCTCTGAGATCACTTTTAACTGGGAAGCGGCCCCCGGAGACGCCTCAAAAATGCTGAACATTCGGTTCAATCTTGTCGAGCTTCGCCCTTCGTAATTGAGCCCTAgactgcgaaaaaaaaaattgattagTTGACCAACTTGTTTGTTCATTTGCTTCACAAATGCTAGGGCTCAGAGTATTCTGTTTTGTGGAGGGCCTCCTCAGGGCGCTCTAAAACTCAGAGCTTAGCCTTTGTTTCGTTGTTTGACATAAACACGAGACTGAACATAACCGTAATTCGTGTCAGTGAAAATTCTTCGAAGCAACCTGTTATCTCATACTTAAAGCATGACAAAGCCCGTTTCTACATGGAAGTCCCTGATCAGAGCGCGGAATTTCGGAGCAATGAACGTCGGTGCCTTCTCTCCACGAGAGGTTTTTTTACCCGAAAAATAGAAGAGTTCTGGGGTTGAAAAGTCAGCACCTGGGAAAATAAGCGGGAAGAAGGCTTTGTGAAAGACAGAAAAAGACGCAGAATGGTAGCAGATTTATGATTCTACGTACAGCCAGATGCCACTAATATACGCTTCGGCATAAGTTTTTCGCTTTAGTCAACACTTTTAGACCTTGATTGTACCTGAGCCCTTCATATACCGCCAACTTTctccttccttccttccttccttcctctTCTTGGTCTTCCTTAGTTTTCATTGGCGGCACTTGTTTTACACATCCTTACTCCAATCTCAAGTTTGCTAAAGAATGTATGTAAATAACGCTGCCACTGAAAGGCAATATTACGACCTTGGCAAACGTGATAGAAGCGTTTCGAGGCTCCAAAGCTGTAACAGTTGCATTTTATCTTTGGTTTCTGCAAAGCAAAAAACTCGTCGTGCTTCACAAAATTGATCCCACTTGGAGAAGTAGGCCTGCGCCAACCTACTTTATCTCCAGAATTGTAGGTTGGGAACTTTGATTGGATACAAAGTTGTATTTGACCCGCAACCAACAAAGCATCGAGCTATTAATACAACTCCAGCATGCGGACAAACTTAGCTTAATTGACGTAATGGAAGGGAAACCTAGCAATTCAAGGTCACGTATGGGTTTTCGTGATTTTTCCTGCCTCTCGGATACGGTTTGCTTATCTCAACTCGACAGTGTTTATTAGTAACCGTATTGCCTTGTTGCAACTGTGGAATGCTGTCGTGACAACATCTTCAAATTTAACAGAAGGATGATATGCAGTTTTAACGCAAGCTCTTCCTTGTAAGCATTCCCGTTTCCTCCATTTATGTCTTATTGCTTCAATTCAACCCCTCTTTGTTGTTGACGGTTTTCTCGCTAGCGCTAAAGCTTACACTTAACAGACAGCGTAGAATTTCCAAGAACTGATACTACATTTCATGTTTCAGAAATGAACATAAGTGGACATGCGTATCAGAAATCTGACGTCAGTCTATTTATAGTGAGTCAAATTATGTACCAAAAGCGACCAGCTCGTCGCTAAGCTCTCTGTTGTTCTCTTTTAATCTAAATGACAATGATATTACTCCTCACCTGTTTAATgtcttgaaatttgaaatgcaatTCAGTGATAGTTTCATGGGACATGTGTCAAACAAGCACAGAAACTAACGGTGATCTCACTTATTTGTGTACTCTTTAAACCTGTGTATTCCAACGACATTGATGCCTCTCTTTTAAGAGTCCCGAACTTTTTGACCTGCATCGTAGCATTTATAACTTATTTTAGAAGTTTGTTAGCTTTGGATTGCCAATATTTCGATCATTCTCAAAATTGAGTTTTCATATGGGATAGATTACTAAGTTTAACAAATTCTGTTAACTTTCGAGTCAATCCATGATGAGCATGGTTCCTTCTGCAAGCAATCGCGTACGCTAGCGAGATAAACTGTAGGAAAACTCTACTATTTGCTGT
This sequence is a window from Acropora palmata chromosome 9, jaAcrPala1.3, whole genome shotgun sequence. Protein-coding genes within it:
- the LOC141891960 gene encoding uncharacterized protein LOC141891960, which produces MKTKEDQEEEGRKEGRRKLAVYEGLSLGLNYEGRSSTRLNRMFSIFEASPGAASQLKVISEHKQSIEMNWRSIWVRKENRRTLRKTLASAWLRSTETNTDAETATFVWCVIAFQEL